The Christiangramia flava JLT2011 genome has a segment encoding these proteins:
- a CDS encoding ion transporter, with protein MKHPEYPAWKQKLHEIIYEADTPAGKLFDIVLLFFIVFSVVLVMLESITSINTKYEDTFYIAEWVITIIFSIEYILRIIVIKRPRHYIFSFYGIVDLLSTLPSYISFFFGGQNLLLTIRALRLLRVFRILKVTRYIGESNKLASALRNSKAKILVFLFAVLIICVIAGTLMYLIEGENGGFDNIPLSIYWCIVTLTTVGFGDIAPITPLGRFIASLIMIMGYGIIAVPTGIVSAEYNRMGADGHHGNTQVCPNCNEDKHLDTAHYCHKCGHLLNA; from the coding sequence TTGAAACATCCCGAATATCCAGCCTGGAAACAGAAACTTCATGAGATCATTTATGAAGCCGATACACCTGCCGGAAAACTATTCGATATTGTCCTGCTGTTTTTTATCGTTTTCAGCGTCGTGCTGGTCATGCTGGAGAGCATCACCTCGATCAACACGAAATACGAAGACACTTTTTACATCGCTGAGTGGGTGATCACCATCATCTTTTCAATCGAATATATCCTGCGGATCATCGTGATCAAACGGCCGCGTCACTATATTTTCAGTTTTTACGGGATCGTAGACCTGCTTTCCACGCTTCCGAGCTATATCAGTTTTTTCTTCGGAGGGCAGAATTTGCTGCTCACCATCAGGGCACTGCGCCTCTTACGCGTTTTCAGGATACTTAAAGTGACACGTTATATCGGGGAATCCAATAAACTCGCATCCGCCCTTCGGAACAGCAAGGCAAAGATCCTGGTTTTTCTTTTCGCGGTGCTGATCATTTGTGTCATTGCCGGAACCCTCATGTACCTCATAGAAGGCGAAAATGGAGGTTTTGACAATATCCCGCTGAGCATTTACTGGTGTATTGTGACGCTTACTACGGTAGGATTTGGCGACATCGCTCCTATCACACCACTGGGAAGGTTTATCGCATCACTCATCATGATCATGGGGTACGGCATCATCGCGGTTCCAACCGGCATCGTGAGTGCGGAGTATAACCGGATGGGTGCAGACGGTCATCATGGCAACACACAGGTTTGCCCGAACTGCAACGAAGACAAGCACCTGGATACGGCTCATTATTGTCATAAATGCGGACATTTGCTGAATGCCTAA
- the miaA gene encoding tRNA (adenosine(37)-N6)-dimethylallyltransferase MiaA has protein sequence MPKYLITISGPTAIGKTALSIELARHFQTEILSADSRQFFQELKIGTAVPEPEELDAAPHHFIQHISITENYSVGDFERDAIRKLEEIYQQQDIAIMVGGSGLYLKAITEGLDDFPEVDPAIRLKLKQQLEEEGIDRLQKELFVLDPDYYRTADVQNPHRLIRALEICIGTGKTFSSFLNKPKKPRDFTVIPVGLTAEREVIYERINRRVDLMMEKGLLEEARKVYPQRQLNALNTVGYKELFEYFGGKWDLDTAVSEIKKNTRRFAKRQLTWFRKDERINWFDYQEDPKRIIDFIESRISS, from the coding sequence ATGCCTAAATACCTTATCACCATATCGGGACCTACAGCCATTGGGAAGACCGCCCTTTCCATCGAATTGGCGCGTCATTTTCAAACAGAAATCCTTTCAGCCGACTCGCGGCAGTTTTTCCAGGAACTGAAAATAGGCACCGCCGTTCCCGAACCCGAAGAACTGGACGCCGCTCCACATCATTTCATTCAGCATATATCGATTACTGAAAATTATTCGGTTGGCGACTTTGAAAGGGATGCGATCAGGAAACTCGAAGAAATTTACCAGCAACAAGATATAGCGATCATGGTTGGCGGCAGCGGACTTTATTTAAAAGCCATTACCGAGGGACTCGATGATTTTCCTGAAGTTGACCCGGCTATTCGCCTTAAACTGAAACAGCAGCTGGAAGAAGAAGGCATCGACCGGCTTCAGAAAGAATTGTTCGTACTGGATCCCGATTATTACCGCACGGCTGACGTTCAGAATCCACACCGTCTTATACGGGCGCTGGAAATATGCATCGGGACCGGCAAGACCTTTTCCTCCTTTCTGAATAAACCTAAAAAACCCAGAGATTTTACCGTTATTCCGGTAGGTTTGACGGCAGAAAGAGAAGTGATCTATGAGCGTATCAACCGCCGCGTGGACCTCATGATGGAAAAAGGATTGCTTGAAGAGGCGCGGAAAGTTTATCCCCAACGGCAACTAAACGCCTTGAACACGGTGGGCTACAAAGAGCTGTTTGAATATTTCGGCGGAAAATGGGACCTGGATACAGCTGTTTCAGAAATCAAGAAAAACACCCGAAGATTTGCCAAAAGGCAACTTACCTGGTTCCGAAAAGATGAGCGCATCAACTGGTTCGATTACCAGGAAGATCCCAAAAGAATTATTGATTTTATCGAATCCCGAATTAGTTCTTAA
- a CDS encoding Ig-like domain-containing protein, protein MHAVRYWFSKGASRRMLLLFLLLFLFQNSFGQNYTVPSYIWLGDKDLPTVRVSDTNLEDMTIAIAIDSQGNVYTLSFGNGVDKRDNNGNLIKSRFIASNQLNNPLDIAIDSQDHVYIADYDESGSCSTNGKVKEFNQQGQLVETHYTSFYRPIGIEFDLEDNLYVAEYNESGSGCESDELSRLRVYRTDGSIATNNSNVDQPFRVAVDSRKNVFLSQAGGGGKVLMFDENLNLIKTLSNLQSPAGLTVDDLDFLHVLEYAGRVDFQDFINYEDLGIGDLLDLAGDIRNGIRNEDFVVKIFDRNQIYKKSFVDHIDFPLDLAFDHCDKLFVDNSEVFGTNIFVFVPSRLEFDLEMYRRSPTADITPPEAICVSDFEITLNSTETRNITAEDIDDGSNDVCGDVTLAIDKDNFTADDEGDNTVTLTVTDEQGNESTCSTIVKVIVEEADTPPIFQNCPSEIIELENDTGQCGAVFNFQSPSVNDDNGTITPIRIDGNTDLTSGDLFPVGTTTITFQADDGVNDPVTCSFDIIVNDEEKPVIDCSAGAREITLAEGETYSIPDFESEIVFSDNCDSSLSYSQTPGEGTEINTTTEVNIMVTDAAGNENSCSFTVTVIEESPELQITNCPGPQTFEVDENCAYLIPDIAAMIETNIPEAVITQNIEAGFEVHGDLTLTITATYEDQTDTCEVQLLAKDSIAPSITCPSDQSETIGAGESFQLPNYVLQSDSSDNCAIASFQQVPEVGTQVTETTEVTLTVTDEDGNATSCSFTVNIEVTNEETLQINCPQNYTLQADANCNYFVPDFSTIVTTNIDGATIEQDQVAGTNFDPNSDPYLRVTATYEDQSDYCDIYLLPDDQIAPTAQCIQEYQVTLDEGETVEIDPLDLDGGSADNCGIASYALSQTQFSSADEGVQDIRFTVTDNFGNSDECTVAIRVVVNTAGNQAPLANPDMYETLMNTTLEVPAGQGILSNDSDPEGDDLNIVLIDQTSNGSLSLNDDGSFRYIPNEGFFGMDNFTYYINDGELDSETVEVSINVLQQENQRPVSLVDEYSTSVNTVLEISAPGVLANDYDPEGDEIFAYLNSDPTHGSVTLLEDGSFTYTPDPDFVGVDRFSYYATDGSGEGLATVTINVLDDSQGYPVANPDSYTTAFNTTLNISEENGILANDNDPNGDQIFAVLVDDVTNGTLELNADGSFTYTPNNGFSGEDQFTYHATDGQLNSGTVTVTIFVEAGQTGYFRCAEDLTIFLRENADFTVDITTLYSGNVEGINVEASQLVFGCEDIGESEITLTYSGAQNGSCVIPVTVLDRAAPDLQLRDMTLQIGSEGIATLRFEDIDNGSSDFCSDTVLYELSREEFTCDDLGENLVEVRATDEYGNTTTGTVIITVEGDNCGTLPPGTEYTFVYPNPNSGSFKVATPSDVSVTRMEVFDHRGRFIAGQDYKGDFMEYSMDIGPLQEAAYVLKIMTNKGMLVKRIIIKN, encoded by the coding sequence ATGCATGCAGTAAGATATTGGTTCTCCAAGGGCGCTTCGCGCAGGATGCTCCTGCTTTTTCTTCTGCTATTCCTGTTTCAAAATTCTTTTGGGCAGAATTATACAGTGCCATCTTACATCTGGCTTGGTGATAAGGATCTTCCAACTGTAAGGGTTTCAGATACTAATTTGGAAGATATGACCATCGCTATCGCAATCGACTCGCAAGGGAATGTGTATACACTATCTTTTGGGAATGGTGTAGATAAAAGGGATAATAACGGAAACCTCATTAAATCACGATTCATAGCTTCCAACCAGCTAAATAATCCCTTGGATATCGCTATTGATTCTCAGGACCACGTTTATATAGCCGACTATGATGAAAGCGGAAGCTGTAGTACCAACGGAAAAGTAAAAGAGTTCAATCAACAAGGGCAATTGGTAGAAACTCACTATACTTCATTTTATAGACCAATTGGGATCGAATTTGATCTGGAAGATAACTTGTACGTAGCAGAATATAACGAAAGTGGTTCTGGTTGTGAAAGTGATGAACTGAGTAGGTTAAGGGTTTACCGAACGGACGGGAGTATAGCAACCAATAATTCTAACGTAGATCAACCATTTCGAGTGGCGGTTGACTCAAGAAAAAATGTCTTCTTGAGTCAAGCGGGAGGCGGAGGGAAAGTTTTGATGTTTGATGAAAATCTTAATTTAATAAAGACACTTTCCAATTTGCAGTCTCCTGCAGGATTAACCGTTGATGATCTTGATTTTCTACATGTTCTGGAATACGCTGGGCGCGTGGATTTTCAGGATTTCATTAATTATGAAGATTTAGGAATTGGGGATTTGCTGGATTTAGCGGGGGATATTCGCAATGGTATCAGAAATGAGGATTTTGTAGTCAAGATTTTTGACAGAAATCAGATATATAAAAAATCATTTGTAGATCATATCGACTTTCCTTTAGACCTAGCTTTCGATCATTGCGACAAATTATTTGTCGATAATTCAGAAGTTTTTGGAACAAACATTTTTGTTTTCGTACCGTCTCGTTTGGAATTTGATTTGGAGATGTATCGCAGATCACCAACTGCCGATATCACGCCACCCGAAGCCATTTGTGTTTCAGATTTTGAAATCACCTTAAATTCCACAGAAACAAGAAATATAACTGCGGAAGATATTGATGATGGTTCTAACGACGTTTGCGGTGACGTCACTCTGGCTATTGATAAGGACAATTTTACAGCAGATGACGAAGGGGATAATACAGTGACGTTAACCGTGACTGATGAGCAGGGGAATGAAAGTACCTGTAGCACGATCGTAAAAGTTATTGTTGAAGAGGCAGATACTCCACCAATTTTTCAGAATTGTCCTTCAGAAATTATTGAATTAGAAAATGATACAGGCCAATGTGGGGCTGTTTTTAATTTTCAAAGTCCTTCGGTAAACGATGATAACGGAACAATTACGCCTATACGGATTGATGGAAATACAGATCTAACTTCTGGCGATTTATTTCCAGTAGGAACAACTACCATAACCTTCCAGGCGGATGACGGTGTAAATGATCCCGTTACTTGCAGCTTCGATATTATTGTAAATGATGAAGAAAAACCGGTGATTGATTGTTCTGCGGGCGCAAGAGAGATCACGCTCGCCGAGGGTGAGACCTATAGTATTCCAGATTTTGAATCAGAGATAGTATTCAGCGATAATTGCGATTCCAGTCTGTCTTATTCCCAGACGCCGGGTGAAGGAACCGAAATAAACACGACTACAGAGGTGAATATTATGGTTACCGATGCCGCCGGGAACGAAAATAGCTGCAGCTTCACCGTGACCGTCATCGAGGAAAGTCCTGAGCTGCAGATCACGAACTGTCCCGGTCCTCAAACTTTTGAAGTTGATGAGAATTGCGCTTACCTCATTCCGGATATTGCAGCGATGATCGAAACCAATATTCCGGAAGCCGTAATTACCCAAAATATCGAAGCAGGTTTCGAGGTGCATGGCGATCTCACGCTTACCATCACTGCTACCTACGAAGACCAGACCGATACCTGCGAGGTACAACTGCTGGCCAAAGATTCGATCGCGCCCAGCATAACCTGTCCGTCAGATCAGTCGGAAACTATTGGCGCCGGAGAGAGTTTTCAATTGCCAAATTATGTGCTGCAGTCAGATTCTTCAGATAATTGCGCGATCGCCAGTTTTCAGCAGGTTCCGGAAGTTGGTACACAGGTCACTGAAACTACTGAAGTCACTTTGACCGTTACCGATGAGGACGGGAATGCCACCAGCTGCAGTTTTACGGTCAATATTGAAGTGACCAACGAAGAGACCCTGCAGATAAACTGTCCGCAAAATTATACCCTGCAGGCAGATGCTAATTGCAATTATTTTGTGCCAGATTTCTCGACGATCGTTACAACGAACATAGATGGGGCGACCATTGAACAGGACCAGGTTGCCGGCACGAATTTCGACCCAAACAGCGATCCTTATTTACGGGTGACCGCTACTTACGAAGATCAGTCAGACTATTGTGATATTTATTTGCTGCCGGATGACCAGATCGCTCCAACCGCTCAGTGCATTCAGGAATACCAGGTGACGCTCGATGAAGGGGAGACCGTGGAGATCGATCCGCTGGATCTGGACGGGGGAAGTGCCGATAACTGCGGAATAGCTTCCTACGCTCTAAGCCAGACGCAGTTTTCTTCCGCAGATGAAGGGGTTCAGGATATCCGGTTTACCGTTACCGATAATTTTGGAAATTCTGATGAATGTACCGTTGCGATCAGGGTAGTGGTGAACACCGCCGGAAACCAGGCGCCGCTTGCGAATCCTGATATGTACGAAACATTGATGAATACCACGCTCGAAGTTCCGGCAGGCCAGGGGATTCTTTCAAACGATTCTGATCCCGAGGGCGATGACCTGAACATCGTACTGATTGACCAAACCAGCAACGGATCCTTGAGTTTGAACGATGACGGTTCTTTCCGGTACATTCCGAATGAGGGCTTCTTCGGAATGGACAATTTCACCTACTATATCAATGATGGTGAACTGGATTCTGAAACAGTTGAGGTAAGCATTAACGTGCTGCAGCAGGAAAATCAGCGACCGGTGAGCCTGGTAGATGAATATTCCACCAGCGTCAATACGGTCCTGGAAATCAGTGCGCCCGGTGTGCTGGCCAATGACTACGACCCGGAAGGCGACGAAATTTTCGCGTACCTCAATAGTGACCCAACGCACGGAAGTGTGACATTACTGGAAGATGGTTCGTTTACCTATACGCCAGATCCCGATTTTGTAGGAGTAGATCGTTTCAGTTATTATGCAACCGACGGTTCAGGGGAAGGTCTTGCCACAGTTACCATCAACGTGCTGGATGACTCCCAGGGTTATCCTGTTGCCAATCCCGATAGCTACACGACCGCTTTCAATACAACCTTGAACATTTCCGAAGAAAATGGTATCCTGGCCAATGATAATGATCCGAATGGCGACCAGATTTTCGCTGTTTTGGTGGATGATGTGACTAATGGTACCCTGGAACTGAACGCTGATGGCTCCTTTACCTACACTCCTAATAACGGCTTTTCAGGGGAAGATCAATTCACTTACCATGCGACCGACGGGCAGTTGAATTCGGGAACCGTGACCGTCACTATTTTCGTAGAGGCCGGGCAAACGGGCTATTTTCGCTGTGCCGAAGATCTTACGATTTTTCTTCGGGAGAATGCTGATTTTACGGTGGATATCACCACCCTGTATTCCGGCAATGTCGAAGGGATCAATGTGGAAGCGAGCCAGTTGGTTTTTGGCTGTGAGGATATTGGGGAATCAGAAATCACCCTGACCTATTCCGGAGCTCAAAACGGCAGTTGTGTGATTCCCGTAACCGTGCTCGATCGTGCTGCTCCAGACCTGCAATTACGTGATATGACGCTGCAAATTGGCAGCGAAGGTATCGCCACGCTGCGTTTTGAAGATATCGATAATGGGTCTTCTGATTTCTGTTCCGATACGGTGCTTTATGAACTGAGCCGGGAAGAATTTACCTGTGACGATCTGGGCGAAAACCTGGTGGAAGTAAGGGCAACCGATGAATACGGAAATACCACGACCGGAACGGTCATAATCACCGTAGAGGGTGACAACTGCGGAACGCTTCCGCCGGGGACCGAGTACACGTTCGTGTACCCAAATCCCAATTCCGGAAGCTTTAAAGTGGCTACGCCATCTGATGTAAGCGTGACCAGAATGGAAGTTTTTGACCATCGGGGACGCTTTATCGCCGGTCAGGATTACAAAGGTGATTTTATGGAATATTCCATGGATATTGGTCCTTTACAGGAAGCTGCCTACGTGCTCAAGATCATGACGAACAAAGGCATGCTCGTGAAACGGATCATTATTAAGAACTAA
- a CDS encoding response regulator transcription factor produces the protein METENKKILLVEDDPNFGTVLKDYLAMNDYEVTHAKNGMEGFEKFKKDDFDLCILDVMMPYKDGFTLAKEIRDKNEEIPIIFLTAKAMKEDVLKGYKVGADDYLNKPFDSEVLLMKIKAIMQRKATDSVADSKQFEFEIGDFHLNSKLRFLTFRDEEPQKLSPKENELLRLLALHENDLMPRELALTKIWRDDNYFTSRSMDVYIAKLRKYLKKDENVEILNIHGEGFRLVVKNKEETEA, from the coding sequence ATGGAAACTGAAAACAAAAAAATTCTACTTGTAGAAGACGATCCGAACTTCGGGACGGTTTTAAAAGACTATCTCGCCATGAACGATTACGAGGTGACTCACGCGAAGAACGGGATGGAAGGATTCGAAAAGTTCAAAAAAGACGACTTCGATCTATGTATCCTGGATGTGATGATGCCTTACAAAGACGGGTTCACGCTGGCAAAAGAGATCAGGGACAAGAATGAAGAAATCCCGATTATTTTCCTAACCGCAAAGGCCATGAAAGAAGATGTGTTGAAGGGTTATAAAGTTGGAGCAGATGATTACCTGAACAAGCCGTTCGATAGCGAAGTGCTGCTGATGAAGATCAAAGCTATTATGCAGCGCAAGGCGACCGACAGTGTAGCCGACAGCAAGCAGTTTGAATTCGAAATTGGAGATTTCCACCTGAATTCCAAACTACGTTTCTTAACCTTTAGAGATGAGGAACCACAAAAACTGTCTCCAAAAGAAAATGAGTTGTTGCGTCTACTGGCTCTTCATGAAAATGACCTGATGCCAAGGGAACTTGCACTTACCAAAATCTGGAGAGATGATAACTACTTTACATCTAGAAGTATGGATGTATATATTGCCAAATTGAGAAAATACCTGAAAAAGGACGAGAACGTGGAAATCCTGAATATCCACGGAGAAGGATTCCGTTTGGTTGTTAAAAATAAAGAGGAGACCGAAGCTTAA
- a CDS encoding sensor histidine kinase encodes MNKKLFVLLVVLMSLSLIGIIFVQGYWIKSTIDDREEQFSYNVKQALLNVSNEIQNREFEKYYFQIKDPDSTNSRLNNITATQYFYSSKDDSRNETYFNSETILEEDYKVSSGFLQFAQDSIQFTKMIKKKVTDIMADNTLDGNNLSSRQRIQQIERVSRMEEVEKDILRSAIAEEVNRLPVHKRVSEDQIRRLLARELKERELDTEFEFGVYNNSIATNLHSDDFELDYPATYAVPLFTDRVGGSGYQLLVNFINKKEEVLSSVILMACLSIIFTLIIVIAYSSALSQLIRQRQISQIKTDFINNMTHEFKTPIATINLALDAIKNPKIFTDSSKVSRYLQMIRDENKRMHAQVENVLRISKLEKNELDLKKERHQLHDMIKDAITHVELIVEDRGGYIQTHFGALRSSILANQDHFTNVLVNILDNAIKYSEESPKIDVYTSNVKNYICCEIRDQGTGMSKQVQRKIFDKFYREHTGDIHNVKGHGLGLAYAKQIIKDHHGEITVISEKGKGSTFIIKLPLIS; translated from the coding sequence ATGAACAAGAAGCTTTTTGTCCTTCTGGTGGTCCTTATGAGTTTGTCCCTGATAGGTATCATTTTTGTCCAGGGATATTGGATTAAAAGCACGATAGACGATAGGGAAGAGCAGTTTTCTTACAATGTCAAACAGGCGTTGCTGAATGTCTCCAATGAGATCCAGAACCGGGAATTTGAAAAATACTATTTCCAGATAAAAGATCCGGATAGCACCAATAGCAGGTTAAACAATATCACTGCTACGCAGTATTTTTATTCCAGTAAGGACGATAGCCGAAACGAAACTTATTTTAATTCTGAAACCATTCTGGAAGAAGATTATAAGGTTTCTTCCGGATTTTTGCAGTTTGCGCAGGACAGTATCCAGTTCACCAAAATGATCAAAAAGAAGGTGACCGATATCATGGCCGACAATACGCTGGACGGAAACAATCTGAGTTCGAGACAGCGCATTCAGCAAATTGAAAGAGTCTCGAGAATGGAAGAGGTGGAAAAGGATATTTTGCGCTCCGCCATTGCAGAAGAAGTGAATCGCCTGCCTGTGCATAAGAGGGTTTCAGAAGACCAGATCAGGAGATTGCTCGCCCGGGAACTGAAGGAACGAGAACTGGATACCGAATTCGAGTTTGGCGTCTACAATAATTCCATAGCGACCAATCTGCATTCAGACGATTTTGAACTGGATTATCCCGCGACGTATGCGGTACCGTTGTTCACCGATCGCGTTGGAGGAAGCGGGTATCAGTTGCTGGTGAACTTTATCAATAAAAAGGAAGAAGTGCTTTCATCTGTAATATTAATGGCCTGCCTTTCGATCATTTTTACACTGATCATCGTCATTGCCTATTCCAGCGCCCTGTCACAATTGATCAGGCAGCGCCAGATCTCGCAGATTAAGACTGATTTCATCAATAATATGACGCACGAGTTCAAGACGCCAATCGCGACCATTAACCTGGCGCTGGATGCGATCAAGAACCCGAAAATTTTTACCGATAGTTCCAAGGTTTCCAGGTACCTCCAGATGATCCGGGATGAAAATAAGCGAATGCACGCGCAGGTGGAAAATGTGCTACGGATCTCGAAACTGGAAAAGAACGAACTGGACCTTAAGAAAGAGCGGCATCAGCTGCACGATATGATCAAGGATGCGATCACCCATGTGGAATTGATCGTGGAAGACCGCGGCGGATACATTCAGACGCATTTCGGGGCTTTACGTTCCTCCATCCTCGCTAACCAGGACCATTTTACCAATGTACTGGTGAATATTTTGGACAATGCGATCAAATATTCCGAAGAATCACCGAAGATCGATGTGTATACCTCGAATGTGAAGAATTACATCTGCTGTGAGATTCGGGATCAGGGAACCGGGATGAGCAAGCAGGTACAGCGAAAGATTTTTGACAAATTTTACCGGGAACATACCGGTGATATTCATAATGTAAAAGGACATGGGTTAGGTCTGGCCTACGCCAAGCAGATCATTAAGGACCACCACGGAGAAATCACGGTGATCAGTGAAAAAGGAAAAGGAAGTACATTCATAATTAAACTACCACTAATATCTTAA
- the coaE gene encoding dephospho-CoA kinase (Dephospho-CoA kinase (CoaE) performs the final step in coenzyme A biosynthesis.) has translation MKVIGLTGGIGSGKTTVAGFFKEMGIPVYIADDAGKRLLATSEKIRRQVIAIFGEEAYTETGPNRTFIASKVFHDKELLEKLNAIIHPAVASDFENWLQEQESAYVLYEAAILFETGGYMKCDQSILVTAPREQRIERLLERDQTSEAAIQARMNNQWSDERKRELANFVIENTDLDETRKQVELIHTEILKAGQNS, from the coding sequence ATGAAGGTGATTGGGTTAACCGGCGGGATAGGCAGTGGCAAGACCACCGTGGCAGGTTTCTTTAAGGAAATGGGCATACCTGTATATATTGCAGATGATGCTGGAAAACGACTTTTGGCGACTTCCGAAAAGATCAGGCGGCAGGTGATTGCCATTTTTGGGGAAGAAGCCTATACTGAAACCGGGCCCAATCGAACTTTTATAGCCTCCAAAGTATTTCATGATAAAGAACTGCTCGAGAAACTTAACGCCATTATTCATCCGGCCGTTGCCAGTGATTTTGAAAACTGGCTGCAAGAGCAGGAATCAGCATACGTTTTATACGAGGCCGCCATCCTTTTTGAGACCGGTGGTTACATGAAATGCGACCAAAGCATCCTGGTGACCGCGCCTCGCGAGCAGCGCATAGAGCGGCTGCTCGAGCGAGATCAGACTTCCGAAGCAGCCATCCAGGCACGGATGAATAACCAGTGGAGCGATGAACGCAAGAGAGAGCTGGCCAATTTTGTGATCGAAAACACCGATCTGGATGAAACCAGAAAGCAGGTTGAACTTATCCACACAGAAATCTTAAAAGCAGGTCAAAATTCTTAA
- a CDS encoding CdaR family protein yields the protein MAKKKKLIKKSSLKTFSFFLVFSTVVWFLVQFSKTYTQLIEIPVTYTNVPLDKSIAEDRPENISLQLQETGFSIYYFKIFNPELIIDLSKANVDGTDLVYRIDDHVTDIKEQLQIDLENSRIIQDEVRIPFQFKKEKTIRIVPHIDISYAAGYNADEPVRVTPDSVKISGPEKMVDTIESIKTRELDLTRVNQDLDGEVKLDTSGYGKISFYENSVRYFQKVEKFTEGSVEIPVEVINIPNGLNLAYFPKSVVVYYQVNLKRFDKINRSDFRVVCDYSEINEGDDFMVAKVVEKPELITNLRLNERRIQFVIKR from the coding sequence ATGGCAAAGAAGAAAAAACTGATCAAGAAATCGAGTCTGAAAACCTTCAGCTTCTTTCTCGTATTTTCGACCGTGGTCTGGTTCCTGGTGCAGTTTTCCAAAACCTATACGCAGCTCATCGAAATCCCGGTGACCTATACTAACGTTCCGCTGGATAAAAGCATTGCTGAAGACCGGCCGGAAAATATCAGCCTGCAACTGCAGGAAACCGGTTTCAGTATTTACTATTTTAAGATCTTCAACCCGGAACTGATCATTGACCTTTCGAAAGCTAATGTGGATGGCACAGACCTCGTTTACCGCATCGATGATCACGTAACCGATATTAAGGAGCAGTTACAGATCGATCTGGAAAATTCCAGGATCATCCAGGATGAGGTGCGTATTCCGTTTCAGTTTAAAAAAGAAAAGACGATCAGGATCGTTCCGCATATCGATATTTCGTATGCCGCAGGATACAATGCCGATGAACCGGTAAGGGTCACTCCAGATTCGGTTAAAATCAGTGGTCCCGAAAAGATGGTAGACACGATTGAATCTATTAAAACCAGGGAGCTGGACCTTACCAGGGTCAATCAGGACCTGGATGGCGAAGTGAAACTCGACACAAGTGGCTACGGAAAGATCAGTTTTTATGAGAATAGTGTTCGGTATTTTCAGAAGGTAGAAAAATTCACGGAAGGCAGCGTGGAGATCCCGGTGGAGGTGATCAATATCCCGAACGGCCTTAATTTGGCCTATTTTCCTAAGTCGGTGGTGGTATATTATCAGGTGAACCTGAAGCGTTTCGACAAGATCAACCGTTCTGATTTTCGTGTGGTTTGTGATTACAGCGAAATCAATGAAGGGGACGATTTTATGGTCGCCAAAGTGGTGGAAAAACCGGAATTGATCACCAATTTGCGACTCAACGAACGCCGAATTCAATTTGTGATCAAGCGATGA